One Candidatus Dormiibacterota bacterium DNA segment encodes these proteins:
- a CDS encoding PilN domain-containing protein: MTARINLAPEVYQKSQLNKQRRQLATRLGITITSVSVGFVVLMLILLGGQKAAIAALSGDIKNKQQEIKEVPDVQKAATAQQNLEAWNKLTKERVRASRFFQVLETFVPQGIAVSSVTVSEANQIEMTASARNYALATKLVKALEAANVEIGPNAALTSKPFFTDIQLTGASESAGAIDFKLTLQMDSEVTHGN; the protein is encoded by the coding sequence ATGACTGCCAGGATCAACCTAGCCCCGGAGGTTTACCAGAAAAGCCAGCTCAATAAGCAGCGCCGGCAGCTGGCTACGCGTCTTGGGATAACTATTACATCGGTCTCTGTCGGCTTTGTGGTGCTGATGCTTATACTTTTAGGCGGCCAGAAAGCTGCCATTGCGGCCCTTTCGGGAGATATCAAAAACAAGCAGCAAGAGATAAAAGAGGTGCCGGATGTGCAAAAGGCGGCTACTGCCCAGCAGAACCTCGAGGCTTGGAATAAATTAACCAAAGAGAGAGTTAGAGCCAGCCGGTTTTTTCAGGTGCTGGAGACTTTTGTTCCGCAAGGCATTGCCGTCTCCAGTGTGACGGTTAGTGAGGCCAACCAGATAGAGATGACGGCTAGTGCCAGGAACTACGCACTGGCCACAAAACTGGTGAAGGCTCTGGAGGCTGCCAATGTAGAGATCGGCCCTAACGCGGCACTAACCAGTAAGCCATTCTTTACCGATATCCAGCTGACCGGGGCTAGCGAAAGCGCGGGAGCGATTGATTTTAAACTGACGCTTCAGATGGACAGCGAGGTGACTCATGGCAACTAA
- the pilM gene encoding type IV pilus assembly protein PilM — translation MGLFDQQHEYFGLDIGSTGIRLVQLKRGEGKPSLVTYGHVALPPGLTVSDAPADIAKVAEAVKSLVKQSHVSTKYVVAGLSSSKVFASIITTPRLSEAELRKAITLQADQYVPMALKDVKLDWVVVGPKGKADQEVLLVAAPNTTTEKYLSIFEQADLELLALEPNSIALARALVQPSDLAIITLDIGNLSSDITIVHSNMPKLIRSVNTGGQTFVRAVAQNLGLDEVQADQFTRKFGLTQTKLEGQVYRAIKPSLDQVLAELQKSVQFFSGQYPEVKVEKIVISGGAVVLPELITYVSTATGMPVEVANAWTKVAYPANLQENLMQISIEYGVAVGLAERNLV, via the coding sequence ATGGGGTTATTTGATCAGCAGCACGAATATTTCGGGCTCGATATCGGTTCTACCGGTATACGATTGGTCCAATTAAAAAGAGGTGAAGGCAAGCCGTCTTTGGTTACCTATGGCCACGTAGCGCTGCCTCCAGGCCTAACCGTCAGCGACGCGCCGGCCGATATTGCCAAAGTAGCTGAAGCCGTAAAGAGTCTAGTAAAGCAGTCTCATGTAAGTACTAAGTACGTTGTGGCAGGCCTGTCTTCCTCTAAGGTGTTTGCCAGCATTATTACGACCCCCAGACTGAGTGAGGCCGAGCTGAGGAAGGCTATAACCTTACAGGCCGACCAATATGTGCCGATGGCGCTGAAAGACGTAAAGCTTGATTGGGTAGTGGTTGGCCCCAAGGGTAAGGCCGATCAAGAAGTGTTGCTAGTGGCCGCACCGAATACTACTACAGAGAAATATTTAAGCATTTTTGAGCAGGCCGACCTTGAGCTGCTGGCGCTAGAGCCTAATTCGATTGCCCTGGCCAGAGCCCTAGTACAGCCCAGCGATCTAGCTATAATTACTCTAGACATTGGCAATCTTTCTTCCGACATTACGATTGTGCATTCTAATATGCCAAAGCTGATTCGCTCGGTGAATACCGGCGGGCAGACCTTTGTACGAGCGGTGGCCCAGAACTTGGGTCTGGATGAGGTACAGGCCGACCAGTTCACCCGCAAATTCGGCCTCACCCAGACCAAACTAGAAGGTCAGGTGTACAGGGCAATTAAGCCCAGCCTGGATCAAGTTCTGGCAGAGCTCCAGAAATCGGTACAGTTCTTTAGCGGCCAGTACCCGGAAGTTAAAGTAGAGAAGATCGTTATATCCGGAGGCGCGGTAGTATTACCCGAGCTTATTACGTATGTTTCAACTGCCACAGGGATGCCCGTGGAAGTGGCCAACGCCTGGACCAAAGTGGCGTACCCGGCTAATCTGCAGGAGAATTTAATGCAGATCTCGATTGAGTATGGAGTGGCGGTCGGATTGGCAGAAAGAAATTTGGTATGA